Proteins from one Impatiens glandulifera chromosome 2, dImpGla2.1, whole genome shotgun sequence genomic window:
- the LOC124923907 gene encoding filament-like plant protein 4, translated as MDRRSWPWKKKSSDKSGAEKAVAEDHARLSSSGSRVEQDKKPNYIQISMESYSHLTGLEEQVKTYEEQMNTYEEQANAYEDQVKSLEDEISELNEKLSAAQTEITTKESMVKQHVKVAEEAVSGWEKAEAEALALKTHLESVTLLKLTAEDRSSHLDGALKECMKQIRNLKEEHEHELHDVVLAKTKQWDKIRLELESKINNLNQEIFKSEAENSALSRSLQERSNLLVQISDEKSQAEAEIELLKGDIESCERQMGTLKYEVHIINKELEIRNEEKNMSVRSAEVANKQYLDGVKKIAKLEAECQRLRGLMRKKLPGPAALAQMKIEVDNLGRDYGDSRVRKSNSKPSSPYPSYLPELSLESFQKYHKENEALTEKIFAMEEETKHLKDILSKRDNELQASRSISAKTIMKLKDLESQLQASDQNRSPQIDDAVSCTSSSDISQFKKVETPKSENSKHLELMDDFLEMEKLAYSSNCQEMKSDVDLPPLVKLQSRISMLLESTPKDTEIEKVLDSIKHVVEETEDSLHLMVEPDVEKESVITEEISAAISQIHEFVLVLGKEVLAAPSTSSDKDGLTQKIDEFSSSFDNFKSNLHDLILRLSHVLSKASELHFNILGFKDNAVESNASDCIDKIALPENPNTCTHFSDSTSDTESFIPTSESNVAPWKCSFEEFEQLNTEKETLSADLTLCRENLENTIKQLQETEQVLTEVRSELANAQKMNGLSETQLKCMAESYNSLDVRAKELESQVNLLLAKMENTDNELQEERRNHQDSLDRCKGLQEQLQSLESVAAELESKNDQEKELTLASEKLAECQETIFLLGKQLKMMRPPKEHYTGSPYNERIQRHESIPLTEEEPSTTTSSGGINLHEFDQAETDTYNSPFSPSHATEISMYTPTRSPINLNQSKQRNMMMMVPVSSSSSSNAPTPDKHSRGFTRFFSSKR; from the exons ATGGACCGCCGGAGTTGGCCGTGGAAGAAGAAGTCCTCTGACAAATCTGGAGCTGAGAAAGCAGTTGCTGAAGACCATGCCCGTTTGTCATCATCTGGATCTCGCGTTGAACAG GATAAGAAACCGAATTACATACAAATTTCCATGGAATCATATTCACATCTAACTGGATTGGAGGAACAAGTGAAGACATATGAAGAACAAATGAATACATACGAAGAACAGGCGAATGCGTATGAGGATCAGGTGAAGAGTTTAGAAGATGAAATTTCAGAATTAAACGAAAAGTTATCTGCAGCCCAAACAGAGATAACTACTAAGGAAAGTATGGTGAAACAGCATGTTAAAGTTGCTGAAGAAGCTGTATCAG GTTGGGAAAAAGCAGAAGCAGAAGCATTGGCTTTGAAAACTCACCTGGAATCAGTAACACTTCTAAAGCTTACGGCCGAAGATCGTTCATCGCATTTGGATGGTGCTCTGAAGGAGTGTATGAAGCAGATACGTAACCTGAAGGAAGAACACGAACACGAATTGCATGATGTTGTGCTAGCGAAAACGAAACAATGGGATAAAATAAGGCTTGAACTCGAATCAAAGATAAACAACTTGAATCAAGAGATTTTCAAATCAGAAGCAGAAAACTCTGCACTCTCAAGGTCATTGCAGGAACGTTCCAACCTACTAGTCCAAATAAGTGATGAGAAATCACAGGCCGAGGCAGAGATTGAGCTTCTGAAAGGCGATATTGAATCATGCGAGAGACAAATGGGTACCCTCAAATACGAAGTACATATCATTAACAAAGAGCTTGAGATTCGCAATGAGGAAAAGAATATGAGTGTAAGATCTGCAGAAGTAGCTAACAAACAGTATCTAGATGGAGTTAAGAAAATAGCTAAGCTTGAAGCAGAGTGTCAGAGATTACGCGGCCTTATGAGAAAGAAGTTGCCTGGTCCTGCAGCACTAGCTCAAATGAAGATTGAAGTTGATAACTTAGGAAGAGATTATGGAGATTCTCGAGTAAGGAAGTCGAATTCAAAGCCATCTAGTCCATACCCATCTTACTTACCTGAATTATCACTTGAAAGCTTTCAGAAGTACCATAAAGAGAACGAAGCACTCACCGAAAAAATCTTTGCTATGGAAGAAGAGACAAAACATCTTAAGGATATTTTGTCTAAACGTGACAATGAGTTGCAGGCCTCACGAAGTATTTCTGCCAAGACTATAATGAAGCTTAAAGATTTAGAATCTCAACTCCAAGCCAGTGATCAAAATCGAAGTCCGCAAATTGATGATGCCGTAAGCTGTACAAGTTCATCCGATATCTCTCAATTTAAGAAGGTTGAGACACCTAAGTCGGAAAACTCCAAGCATTTAGAACTAATGGACGATTTCTTGGAGATGGAGAAACTGGCATATTCATCAAACTGTCAAGAAATGAAATCTGATGTAGATCTTCCACCCTTGGTAAAGCTTCAATCAAGAATATCCATGCTGCTTGAGTCTACACCAAAAGATACTGAAATAGAAAAGGTTTTGGACAGCATTAAGCATGTGGTGGAGGAAACCGAAGATAGCTTGCATCTAATGGTGGAGCCAGATGTTGAGAAGGAAAGTGTTATAACTGAAGAAATATCAGCAGCCATTTCTCAGATTCATGAATTCGTATTGGTTCTGGGAAAAGAAGTCTTAGCTGCTCCCTCCACATCTTCTGATAAAGATGGATTGACCCAGAAAATCGATGAATTCTCTTCTTCCTTCGATAACTTTAAATCAAATTTGCACGATCTCATTCTCAGACTTTCTCATGTTCTGTCCAAGGCTAGTGAACTCCACTTTAACATCCTTGGCTTCAAGGACAATGCAGTCGAATCCAATGCTTCTGATTGCATAGACAAGATTGCATTACCGGAGAATCCCAACACTTGTACTCACTTCTCTGACTCAACATCCGACACAGAAAGCTTCATTCCAACCTCTGAATCAAACGTTGCCCCATGGAAATGCTCGTTTGAGGAGTTTGAACAATTGAACACTGAAAAGGAGACCCTGTCTGCAGATCTGACTCTATGTAGAGAAAATCTAGAGAATACTATAAAACAGTTACAAGAAACAGAACAGGTTCTGACTGAAGTTAGGTCGGAGTTAGCAAATGCGCAGAAGATGAATGGCTTGTCTGAGACACAGCTGAAATGTATGGCTGAGTCCTACAATTCACTTGATGTACGAGCGAAGGAGTTGGAGAGTCAAGTAAATCTTTTGCTAGCGAAAATGGAGAATACTGATAATGAACTTCAAGAGGAAAGAAGAAATCATCAAGATTCTTTGGACAGATGCAAAGGACTTCAGGAACAATTACAAAG CTTGGAGAGCGTTGCTGCTGAACTTGAGAGCAAGAATGACCAG GAAAAAGAGCTAACCTTAGCATCGGAGAAGCTAGCAGAGTGTCAAGAAACAATATTTCTCCTTGGAAAACAGCTGAAAATGATGCGTCCTCCAAAAGAACATTACACAGGATCACCTTACAACGAAAGGATTCAAAGACACGAAAGTATCCCCCTAACCGAAGAAGAACCATCTACTACTACTTCGAGTGGCGGCATAAATTTACATGAATTTGATCAAGCAGAAACCGACACATACAATTCTCCTTTTAGTCCTTCCCATGCTACCGAGATAAGTATGTATACACCAACGAGATCACCCATCAATTTAAATCAATCGAAACAAAGGaacatgatgatgatggtgCCTGTTTCTTCATCCTCGTCGTCAAATGCACCAACACCCGATAAACATTCTCGTGGATTTACGAGATTCTTTTCTTCCAAAAGGTAA